The Chrysemys picta bellii isolate R12L10 chromosome 10, ASM1138683v2, whole genome shotgun sequence genome segment GAAGAAGAGTAGCTGATTATTATATCACAGACATCCTGTTAGTTAGAATGCCACTTCTTCGAAATCTAAATGCCCCATATGAGCAAGGAGAATTGTTTAACATGATTGTTATCCATAATACATGTGTTATCAAAAAGCTTCTTTGGGGCAAATCCTTCCTCTGCCTTATAGGTGTTCTGCAGAGGAACTTGTGCAGTTCCAAGGTATAGGGTGAGGAATGGGGGATTTGGAGAGCCCACAAAGGGGCGCTTAGCCCCCATGCACTGTGGTTTCCTGTTTTGCAAGGTCTCATTGTGCACTGATGCTGCAAAGTGGCTTTATAGGTGGGGCTGTGAATCTGCCCTTTTATAAATTTGTTAATATTCACATTGGGGTGGCATTGACATCATAGAGGATAGACCACCCCTGACTCTGGAGCAGTGACAAAGGGTTTTCCTGCCACTCCACCACTTGGGGATGGATACCTTCCTCCAGCACCCTGGGGAAGTTCCCCAATGCCCATCCTGGCTGCCCAGGCTTTCCTCTGGGGCCAGGATTTGGGTCTGTGGGAAACATCATGGTGTTAAGCACACTCCTTCTTCTGCTTTTGCCACGTACTCCAGTGAGATAAGGATCAGACCTTTGGCATAGATCGTGTAACTGATTTATATTACTTTGGACCATCAATATTGTTTTTTCAGGCAGCTCTCAGTATAAAGTTTATGTAAATAATTTCATTGCAGGTAAAAAGCCCTTCACAGAATATTCTTCTTCGGTGTTTATATAATCTAAACCAAGAACTCTGACAAGGTTTTTGTGCCATGAAGTTTTTATTTAAACTCCAGATTTTTAACTCTGTTTGGACCCCGAAGTCACCTTGTAGATTCTTCAGCAAACATTGCCGAGGATTTGCCCCTCAAAATATCTCTGGCTATGAATCCCTGAGCCTCTATAAAGAGTTGCCAGAGCACTTTAATTTTGCAAGTGACGTTTTGGACAAATGGAGTCAAATGGAAAAGGTAACATATTTTGTCTCCTTGGTTCCAATATTTTCGTTCATTTGTGTCTGGTGTTATATCATGTTATAGATACCAGTTCCAAAACATGTAATCTCTGTAATGATCCTTTCATAGTAGATGATAACTATTTTGCTGCTATAGGATACTTTTAAGGGTGTCACATAAATAACTGAACTGTTTGGAAAAACTTTTATCCCAAGTTTTCCATCTGAAAAATGTTGCtttgattaaacaaaaaaattgcacaaaatcatatcagttttgatgaaattcccattaaaattaaaatagaaagtttcattttggaaaattaaattttgattttattcagtctagttgtagctgtgtcagtcccacagcgttagagaggcaaggtgggtaaggtaagatcttttattgcACCAGCCTCTGTTTGTGGGAGAGAAAACTTGTTTCTCTCAaaaactgaagttggtccaataaaagatcttatctcacccaccttgtctctcttttttgATTTTGTCATTTTATATGACATTTATTAATTTTACATTAATGCACAGCATCTTATATTATGCACTACTACTGCTCACATGCTgttattcagaatgaaaacaaattacaaaatgttgaaatgtactatgaaatggaaattccaaatttcaaccagctctagtgaatAGTCAAAATGCCATTAAGAGTATTTGCTGCATCACATGCCAACATATGATCATATTTAGGATCAGGGCATAAGTAGAAAAGACTGAGAAGGGAAATATTATTAGTCCCATTTTATTGATAGGGAActaagacacagagagattaaatgacttgcccaaggtcacaatagaagtctgttgcagagctgagAAATAAACCTACATTATCTCCTTCATTCCAATCCTCTGATTTAACCACAAGCCTAGCCTTCTGCTCCTGGGCCCAGCttcaggaaagcatctctattcaggaaagcacttacatCCCATTTAAGTCAAATGGCTGAAAATTAAGCATGTATTGAAGAGCTTTCCTGAATTCGTGCCTTACCCCCTGATTCTGCCAACATTgacatatgtgcttaactttacacatggtaggtagtgaaatcagtgggactatcatgttcttaaagttatgcacatgcctAAGTGTTTTTCAGTATCATGGTCAATAATTGGAATCAATTAAAGCATTCAGAAAATATCTCAATTCAGTATTTTTATCAGGGGATAATATTTAAGAGAAGTAATATATTTAGCTATTTTGCATAAAAATAGatacacagggaacttaggtttaaaaatgtcaaaagaatAAATAATTGTATGTTTTCAATAAGAGGGGCTAAAACCATCATAATTTATGTTAGAAACTTTTTTTGTGCTCTCACGAAGCCTAATCCTGCAGTCATGGTCAGTCTTATCTTCACAGGGAGTCCGTGATTGGGCCTGCTGTACATTTTCACCTGCGTATGTTACTTGTAATGGTCTGTTGTTTAAAGAATGGTTATGTTTCTCATTAACTTCTCAATGCAATTTTATATGATGATCATTTCTTCTTTACCAATAGGAGAACTATGGGCTCATCCCACCGCTGTGGGATAGAAATAACAATCATCTTCATTATGTGTTCTGGACCATGTTTAAAGGAAGCAGGTTAAGGATCTTGTACACTTGGAGTTATACTAATAACATAAAGAGCTCGATAGTTCTTTTCCCATAACCATGATTGTAATCTATGGCAAAACATGTCCAGAGGTAAACCTTCCCACAGGCTGGCCTAAACCTGCACATTTCATATGGTAACAAGGCATCGTTATGCATAGCTTGGGCAGCTCAGAAGATGAGAAGCAAATTCTCCAATGTACTTGATTAACAAGCACATATTAGATTTGGGATATAAGCCCACAAGCCTATAAATtcttacacacatgcttacctTTAATCACAGGGTTAGTCCTGCAGAAGTCAAGGAGACTGCGCCTCTGCTTGAAGTTAAGCAATTGTGTGTTTGAAGCATTGGGTCTCCTCTTGATTGTtgcattacacctctaccccgatataacgctgtcctcaggagccaaaaaatcttaccatgttataggtgaaaccacgttatatcgaacttgctttgatctgctggacacagcccccctcccccccacacggagcactgctttaccgcattatatccgaattcatgttatatcaggtcgcgttgtatcggggtagaggtgtatttacacaTTTTCCTAATTTCTTGTCTTTGCCAGAATGGAGAGAGAGCCTCCTCAATCCCAGCCCTCTGGTGGGTAGGTGATCAAGGCAATGAGGTAAGGTGGGGTTTTGAGGAGCTGGGATTTCTATCCAGGAAAGCAGCCAATGTACTCTCTGATGCATGTGGTCTGAAAAAGGGAGACAGAGTTATAGTGATGCTACCCCGGATACCAGAATGGTGGTCGATAACAGTGGGCTGCATAAGAACAGGTCAGTACAAAGAATAATAAGTGACtgaatttatttgtatttcagtaatgCTCATAAGCCCCGACTGAATTCCAGGCCCCATTAAACTAGGCACTGTACCAACAGAGcaagaaacagtccctgtcctgaggaGATTAGTCTAAAGCCCCAGTACTTCAAAGATTTCTGCTCTTAACTGTGCACACTGTGACctgtcccattgaagccaaagggaATGCTTAGAGTGTGTAAAGTTGAGCATGTGAGTAagtttttgctggatcagggtcgGAGTAGAAAAGACTGACAAAGGAAAtattgcagtgttgtagctgggttggtcccaggatattagagagacaaggtgggtgaatgTGACAGGGTACAATCTGGGCTGTTGAACTGCTGTGTCCCCTAAATTCTCTAGCCTGGGGTGTTTTTTAcattgctttgctgtgagaacatcCACTTCTGGCCTGTTCATACAGCCTTCAGCATctaaaatcactcccagctaaGTTACGTACATGCtctggccagccactcatgaattaaaTACAGACAACATCCACAAATTCCCAATCCCAGCCttgtcccccagaaatgtgcgtcttgtacTGCTCAAAACTGtactgaacaatgcaagctcatataaagtctgtcatttcatcaatggaaaataATATGCACCATctttgttatcccaaatggagttccCACACACTTTAATCCAAGCACACAGTTAAGATAAAACAAGaagataagtttattaactacagaaagatagattttaagtgattacaagtaatgatgcataaaagtcaggattggttacaaaagaaataaagaagtaaaatgcaagctaatacttcacttaacaagctaagtgaacttaaaaataaaaaaagttatgtCTCACCGTATGTTTATAGCAGTCTGTACTGGCTGATAAGCCCCCTTTCAGTCAggagcacccctcccccagttcaatgATGCTTTCTTTGATTTGCGAGCATTGTTGCTGCTGTGAGTAGAGATGGGGGTAGAGAGAAGTGATTTGTATTGTGGGTGCCCTCCATTCTTATACCTTTCTCCCCTCTTTGAGGATTATCTCCAGCGGGGGTTCAGGCAACAGCCAGTCTGTTTACATGGAAACTCCAGCCATTTTCATTGCCAATATGTAAAGTTCTCACTCACGCCCTAGTTCTTGCCAAAGAATAATCACTTAACTAAGTGATAGCCACTTGACTTTGTTGATAGCTGGCTGAGGTGCCAGTatgtctttgtctctgaaaaactggttttGGCCTGCTTTTCTGACTCTGGAGCATGTTACAGCAATgctatacagtagaatcttataactttatatacaatattgatacacatattttactgggacaataatgttcagcagattatgacatttcaaatgatacctcacaaggcatactttgtacaaaatgtatcacagtcttgtaaaagtggtgactATAATAGTATAGATTGTcacagtgaggtaatatcttttattgaaccatcttctgctggtgagagagacaagctttcaggttTACCCatagctgaagaagagctctgtgtaagctcagaaACTTGTCTCTgttgccaacagaagttgatccataCAAGAtactatctcacccaccttgtcactctaaaggaagtgttattatttccattttacagatagggatctaaggcacagagagattaagtgacttgttcagggtcacactgggagtttctggtagagctgggaattgaacctagatcatctccttttctttttgaaatgacttttcatttagaaatttccttcaatttttttaaattaaaaacataaaaaatgcttgaaatcaaaacaagagttttgttttgaattgaattaaatgtttcatttgatgtgaagcaatttttttccatctttatGATATAccgaaattttgaaaattttcgaTTTTGGTTTGATCCTAAACAatctttttcagtttttcaaattcccagcaaactgaaaaatccattattcacacagctctgcttTCCTGAATCTCTGCCTTAgcccctgatcctgtaaacatttACACACATTCTTAGTcagtcccagtgaaatcaatgggactattcacgtgcttaaagttaagcacagcttaaatgctttcaggatcagggtCAATAACTAACATCAATTATTAAAGCATTCAAACAATTTCCAAACTCAGTATTTTTATCAGGAGATAATATTTCAGAGAAGTAGTATATTTAGCCATTTTGCATAAAAAGATGTTTTGACATTTAAATATTGTATTGattgtatattttttaaagaagttcatgacaaaatattaatataacagagcccattttacaaaggagaaAGCTGAGGCACATAGTTTAAATGATGTGTGAGCCTCATGGGGCTATAGGAGGGGGCATCCCCCAGACAATGTGGCCTTAGTATTGGCAGCAAAATAACGTTATCTCCCAGAAGATTCTTCTGCAAAGATAAAAAAGGAAGAACCTAGGGTGAAGGATTAGGTTGGGATTTCTGATTCACAATGATGCTCTACTTCAGTCTGATGTAGCTTAACTCTACTCCAGGTCATAGGCTACCACTAGGAATAAGTCTGAAGAGGCAATTGCATGGGAATTAATTCTATGGtagatacagggccggctccaggcacccaccaaggaagcaggtgcttggggcggccaatacaaaggggcggcatgtccgggtcttcggtgggaattcggcggcgggtccctcagtccctctcttcttctttgagctgctgccgaagaggaagagagggagtgaaggacccgccacggaactgctgccgaagaatggagcggcgcgattgagctgccgcagAAGCGCCGCCAAtcgttgttttttttccccccgccacTTGgagcagcagaaaacctggagccagccctggtagaTAACAGCAGCAGAAGGCATAGCACAGAAGGATAAGTACAAGGGGCCAGATGTCCAACTAATGTAAATTGGCTCAgctctgttgaagccaatggactTACACTGGCTAGAATCTGGCCcaagtatttttaaatgttcagctACTTTTAAACTTCCATTTATTGCACTTCTAGGAATTATCTATATTCCAGCAACAACCCAGCTGACAGCTAATGACATTTTCTATAGACTCCAGGCTTCTAAGGCCAAATGCATCATTACCAATGATACACTGGCACCTGCAGTGGACTCAGTTGTGTCCAAGTGCCagtttctaaaaatcaggctAATGGTATCTGAAGGCAGGAGGGATGGATGGCTGGACTTCAAAGAACTACTCAAGTGAGTATGTCTTGCCTCAGTGAGCTAATCATCCAAATGGAAATTCAGGTGTTTCCAGCTTTGTATCGTACCCCTCCTTGTTTAAAAAGCAGTTTCAGAACTGAGATAACTCATATATTCCATGTGTTTGGGGGGAGCCAGTTCTTCCCTCATTTACCTGACAAGTCTGCATTCCAACACTAAATTAAATACAAGTATAAAAAGTTAACAGGGATGGGAGAGGAGATATGCAAATACATTTGGCTTTAAATATATAGAGGGCAAGGGAGAAGCATTAATGACAACAGAACAGGGTCATTCTGCTGAAAAAGTGTGCTGAACTCTAGCTTCAGATACACATGTAGggccattgaagtcaagagaagtctttccattgatttcaatgagtactggatcaggcccttagctcTCACTGAATGCAAAGGGAGTTTTGTGTGTATTTCCAAGACCAGAATTTGGCCTAATAAATCTTACTGGCAAGTGACCATTAAGAATGAGATCATAAGCAGTTTAAtttggaaagagaaaagaaatgccTGCACTTAAGTTGTAAACTAGATAGGGATTGAAGTTTCCTTTGTTGGATAGCTTATCCATTCTGATGTACTCTTGTCTTTATTTTGAAGAGCTGCACCTGGTGATCATGACCCTGTTAAGACAAAGAGTCAAGAAGCAATGACTATCTACTTTACTAGTGGAACCACAGGTTACCCCAAAATGGTGGAACATTCTCACAGTAGTTTTGGTATTGGAATGACCTCGACTGGGAGGTATGTACTGAAAATACTTTGTTGCTCTGATAATCCATGGTCACAAAATTAATATGTAAAAAATACTGAATATATGATTATTTGTCTGAAAATTCATACCAGGAATGGATTGATCAATggattcatggtggttaagtccattaatggctattagccaggacgggtaaggaatggtgtccctagcctctgtctgacagaggatggagatggatggcaggagagagatcacttgatcattgcctgttaggttcactccctctggggcacctggcattggccactgtcggtagacaggatactgggctagatggacctttggtctgacccggtacggcctttcttatgttcttatgttcttattgtagAGATGATCAAACCACAGAATTtctgttttgtgggaaattctgatatcTTGACATTTGTTTTCCTCCTGAAttggatgaaaagtcaaaatatctaAACTTTTTGTGGGACAAAGTTCCAAAACAATTTGATTTGGCAATTTCtcaatgtttcattttttcacattttcaattgaaaaaaatgtttcaacattcTCAAATCAACATATTTAATGTTGGAGGACATTAATCTCTCCATCTGCCTTCACCGCCAGAGTGCCACATGGGAATGTAATTTCAAGTCTTTCATGTCCCCATTCTTCCCTAGATGAACTACATCTTCCATGCTGCACCACAGCCCCTCCCTATGGTTGAGGTGCTGCAGCATATCATGGGACtcccaaataaaaatatttaattttgttttcctgGAAAATTCAGCCAAAATAGATTCTGCCAAAATAGATCCCTACAGAAAATTTTTATTTTGATGAAACTCCTTTTTCTGATGAGAAATGTTTCTTtcaaaaaatgttgaccagcctATTCACTATGTCTAGTTactttttaaacaggagaataaGAAATATCTGTTCTCCCATCAAGAAGCTGAAACAaaaccatgtgacttaggtgagcAATCACACAAGTATAAAGAATAATGAATAGATTATTTGAACAGTTGGCAAACATCTCACAGGGATGTTAGCATTCAACTACTCACAGTATAATTCTGACTAATGAATCCACTCATAGGAATCAGGGATTAGTTCATGAACAGAAAAAAGAGCCATGTTCATTCACAACAAATAATTCCATTCACTCCCCATTTGTACATTCACTTTTGTTTTTCTATTCAGTGTTTTctcattatgattttttttgtcaTTATCACCAGGTTTTGGTTGGATTTAAATCCCTCTGACATATTGTGGGGCCTGTCTGACCCAGGCTGGGTAAAATTTGTCTATGGCTCTTTCTTTTCTCCATGGATTCAGGGAGCGTGTGTCTTTACATACAGCATGCTGCAGTTTGAGGCAACAACCGTCCTGAATGTAAGAATAAAAACATCATGATGTGGTTTCAGCCATAACTGATATGTGCAAAACAGATGGTAAAAAAGGATAATATCCGAAGTAACTTTAAAATAAcataaaaatcatgagactatGAGGGGAGGCAATGTTGTCTAGTAGTGTCATCCCCGGGTAGGCTGCCTCTTTTGTGCACCCCTTTCAAGTGACAGGCCTGTGCCTCCACTCCTCTTTGGGGGTGGGACCCCACGATCCAACTAGTCTCTACTGGGTCGCTGGGTTACATCCCCCTGGATGTCAACCGAGATACATAGCAGGCCCAACAGGCTTGGCACCTGAAAGAGTTTCCCTTCAGGAGCCTGGGGTGGTAATAGTATGAAGCAGCTTCTTCAATATATAGTATAACTTATTTACCAAAAGGTGCATAGCACTcagaaaaattgatttaaaataacAGAGATCTATGCGCATACTGTCTTACCTACACttaggagtccgatggcaccttaaagactaacacatttatttgggcataagctttcgtgggtaaaaaaccacttcttcagatgcatggagtgaaaattacagatgcaggcattatattattgacacatgaagagaagggagttacctcacaagtggagaaccagcgtTGGCAGGgtcaattcgatcagggtggatgtggtccactcccaataattgatgaggaggtgtcaattccaggaggggcaaagttgcttttgtaatgagctagccactcccagtccctattcaagcccaaattaatgatgttaaatttgcaaatgaattttagttctgcagtttctctttgaagtctgtttctgaagtttttttgttcaagtacggctacttttaaatctgttagaGAATGTCCAGGAagtttgaagtgttctcctactggcttttgtatgttatcaTTACTGATGTCCGATTTCTGTCCAtgtattcttttatgtagagactgtcctgtttggcacatatacatggcagaggggcattgctggcacatgatgtcaTATATAACATTAATAGATGTGcgggtgaatgagtccctgatggtgtggctgatgtggttgggtcctctgatggtgtcgctagtgtagatatggggacagagtaggcaacgagagttgctacagggattggttcctaggttagtgtttctgtggtgtggaggCGAGTCACCCATcataaacaaacatacaaaagcaTGCACCATATTCACAAAAAGTAATACAGCTATTTCCCAGTTCTCTACATAAGGGCagtggattgggagtcaggaaacATAGTTCTGCTCTCAGCTCTATCACTGAGCTTCTGGGTGAcctcaagggtatgtctacactacgggattaatccgaatttacagaatcagaattttggaaacagattgtatgaagtcgaatgtatgcagccacactaagcacattaattcggtggtgtgcgtccatgtaccggggctagcgtcgattttcggagcgttgcactgtgggtagttatcccatagctatcccatagttcccgcagtctcacgcgtccattggaattctgggttgagatcccagtgcctgatggggcaaaaaacattgtcgcaggtggttctgggtacagcctcacccctcactccatgaaagcaacgacagacaaccatttcacgccttttttcctgggtaaacacagcagacgccataccacggcaagcatggagcccgctcagctcaagacagcagtcatgaacattgtaaacacctcacgcattatcgtgcagtttatgctgaaccaggaccagaaaaacgaggcaaggaggaggcggcgacggcagtgcggcgacgagagtgatgaggacatggacatggacatggacatggacacgtacatggacacagaattctctcaaaccgtgggtcccggcgctttggagatcatgttgttgatggggcaggttctatcagtggaacgccgattctgggcccgggaaacaagcacagactggtgggaccgcatagtgttgcagatgtgggacgattcccagtagctgtgaaactttcgcatgcataaggacactttcatggaactttgtgacttgctttcccctgccctgaagtgccagaataccaggatgagagcagccctcacagttgagaagcgagtggtgatagccctgtggaagcttgcaacgccagacagctaccggtcagtcgggaatcaatttggagtgggcaaatctactgtgggggctgctgtcatgcaagtagccaaagcaatcattgagctgctgctacgaaaggtagtgactctgggaaatgtgcaggtcatagtggatggctttgctgcaatgggattccctaactgtggtggggcgatagatggaacccatattcctatcttggcaccagagcaccagggtacccagtacataaaccgcaagggttacttttcattggtgctgcaagcactggtggatcacaggggacgtttcaccaacatcaacgtgggctggccgggaagggttcatgacgctcgcgtcttcaggaacgctattctgtttaaacggctgcagcaagggacttacttcccagacgagaaaataaccattggggatgttgaaatgcctatatatagttatccttggggacccagcctactccttaatgccatggctcatgaagccatacacaggcagactggacaggagtcaggagctgttcaactacaggctgagcaaatgcagaatggtggtggaatgtgcatttggctgtttaaaaggtcactggcgcactttactgactcgctcagacctcagccaaaccaatatccccattgttattgctgcttgctgtgtgctccacaatctctgtgagagtaagggggagacatttatggcggggtgggaggctgaggcaaatcgcctggctgctgattacgcgcagccagacaccagggtgattagaagagcacaccaggaagcgcggcgcatcagagaagctttgaaaaccagtttcatgactggccaggctaccgt includes the following:
- the LOC101939672 gene encoding acyl-coenzyme A synthetase ACSM3, mitochondrial-like isoform X1, whose product is MKFLFKLQIFNSVWTPKSPCRFFSKHCRGFAPQNISGYESLSLYKELPEHFNFASDVLDKWSQMEKNGERASSIPALWWVGDQGNEVRWGFEELGFLSRKAANVLSDACGLKKGDRVIVMLPRIPEWWSITVGCIRTGIIYIPATTQLTANDIFYRLQASKAKCIITNDTLAPAVDSVVSKCQFLKIRLMVSEGRRDGWLDFKELLKAAPGDHDPVKTKSQEAMTIYFTSGTTGYPKMVEHSHSSFGIGMTSTGRFWLDLNPSDILWGLSDPGWVKFVYGSFFSPWIQGACVFTYSMLQFEATTVLNCLSRFPITSFCGTPTVYRMLVQHDLTSYKFKSLKHCLSGGEPLNPEVMEKWKSKTGMDIYEGYGQTETVLILSVCKGMKIKPGAMGKASPPYDVQVIDENANILPPGEEGDIAIRIKPTRPFCLFSHYVDEPEKTAASERGDFYITGDRGIMDEDGYFWFVGRADDIILSSGYRIGPFEVENALMEHPAVAEAAVVSSPDPIRGEVVKAFVILSPDFASPDPEKLTKELQEHVKKVTAPYKYPRKVEFVQQLPKTISGKIRRKDLRNKEWGRT
- the LOC101939672 gene encoding acyl-coenzyme A synthetase ACSM4, mitochondrial-like isoform X2, whose amino-acid sequence is MKFLFKLQIFNSVWTPKSPCRFFSKHCRGFAPQNISGYESLSLYKELPEHFNFASDVLDKWSQMEKNGERASSIPALWWVGDQGNEVRWGFEELGFLSRKAANVLSDACGLKKGDRVIVMLPRIPEWWSITVGCIRTGIIYIPATTQLTANDIFYRLQASKAKCIITNDTLAPAVDSVVSKCQFLKIRLMVSEGRRDGWLDFKELLK